In the Nitrospirota bacterium genome, CGGCCTCAAGATCAACCTGCTCGACACGCCGGGCCACAAGGACTTTGCCGAGGACACGTACCGGACGCTGACCGCCGTGGATAGCGTCATCCTCGTGGTGGACTGCGTCAAGGGCGTGGAGGAGCAGACCGAGAAGCTGATGCAGGTCTGCCGCATGCGGAACACTCCGGTCATCATCTTCGTGAACAAGCTCGACCGCGAGGGCAAGAACCCCTTCGAGCTCCTGGCCGAGCTCGAAAGCAAGCTCTCCATCCGGGTCCAGCCGCTCTCCTGGCCGATCAGCATGGGCACCTCCTTCAAGGGCGTGTACAACCTCTACAACCACAGCCTCCACCTTTTCCGTCCCGGCGGCGTGACCGTGGCCGAGGACGTGCTCGAGATCAAGGGAATCGCCGACCCCGTGCTCGACCAGCAGCTCGGCGACTATGCCGCGCACCTCCGGGAGGACGTGGAGCTGATCGAGGGCACCCACAACCCCTTTGATGTGAGCGAGTATCTGCGAGGCGAGCTTGCGCCGGTCTTCTTCGGCAGCGCGATCAACAACTTCGGCGTAAAGGAACTACTGGATACCTTCACCGAGATCGCGCCCACGCCCGGGA is a window encoding:
- a CDS encoding peptide chain release factor 3 gives rise to the protein MDYSDEIKKRRTFAIISHPDAGKTTLTEKFLLFGGAIQVAGAVKSNKIRKSTASDFMDIERQRGISVATSVMGFDYNGLKINLLDTPGHKDFAEDTYRTLTAVDSVILVVDCVKGVEEQTEKLMQVCRMRNTPVIIFVNKLDREGKNPFELLAELESKLSIRVQPLSWPISMGTSFKGVYNLYNHSLHLFRPGGVTVAEDVLEIKGIADPVLDQQLGDYAAHLREDVELIEGTHNPFDVSEYLRGELAPVFFGSAINNFGVKELLDTFTEIAPTPGSRPTDVRMVGPEEKDFTGFVFKIHANLDPRHRDRIAFIRVCSGKFERNKM